One segment of Streptomyces sp. YIM 121038 DNA contains the following:
- a CDS encoding DsbA family protein — MNDSSPTGPASPVVIEVWCELQCPDCRTALDDVRALRERYGDRAELRLRHFPLEKHRHSFAAAQAAEEAVEQGKGWEYVEAVLARVEDLDRKGEPFLVEVARELGLDAEEFDTVLVDGRHILIVDADQAEGKAIGVTGTPTYVVGGERLDGGKSQDGLRERVEEITDRLLAQG; from the coding sequence ATGAACGACTCTTCCCCCACCGGCCCCGCCAGCCCCGTCGTCATCGAGGTCTGGTGCGAGCTGCAGTGCCCCGACTGCCGCACCGCCCTGGACGACGTGCGCGCCCTGCGGGAGCGCTACGGCGACCGTGCCGAGCTGCGTCTGCGCCACTTCCCGCTGGAGAAGCACCGGCACTCCTTCGCCGCCGCGCAGGCCGCCGAGGAGGCCGTGGAGCAGGGCAAGGGCTGGGAGTACGTCGAGGCGGTCCTGGCCCGGGTCGAGGACCTGGACCGTAAGGGAGAACCCTTCCTGGTGGAGGTGGCGCGGGAACTCGGCCTGGACGCCGAGGAGTTCGACACCGTCCTGGTGGACGGGCGGCACATCCTGATCGTCGACGCCGACCAGGCCGAGGGCAAGGCCATCGGGGTCACCGGGACGCCGACGTACGTGGTGGGCGGTGAGCGCCTGGACGGCGGCAAGAGCCAGGACGGCCTGCGCGAGCGCGTCGAGGAGATCACCGACCGTCTGCTCGCGCAGGGCTGA